The region ATCGGCGCCACAACCCGCCAGAAACGCATCGAACGTCTCGCCGGGCATCGCACTCAGCCATTGCTCATGGGCGACAAACGAAGGGTTACTCGAAAGCGTCAGCAAGCCGCAGCAGCGATCACCGCGCCGCGCCGCCAACTCGGAGGCGAGCATGCCGCCCAGAGACCAACCGCCGAGCCAGGCATCCTGAGGCAGAGTCGAATCGAGCTCATCAAGCCACTCGGCAAGATCACCCGATTCCAGTTCCGGCAAAGGTTCGATCTCGACCCGCAGGTGTTCATCCAGCCCCTGCAACGCCGCCGCCAAGGGCTCCAGCGGCGAAACGCCGAGTCCCCAGCCAGGCAGCAGAATCAAACGATCACGCATGGCTTGGCTCCGGTCCCAGTTGTGCAAAACAATCGGCCAGTCCATTTAACAATAGCTGCACCTGCGCCTCGCTGTGGGCGGCGGTCAGGGTCACGCGCAAGCGAGCGCTGCCGGCCGGCACGGTGGGCGGACGGATCGCGGTCACCATCAGACCGCGCTCGCGCAGCATCTGCGACAGTCGAACCGCGCGCCCGGCATCGCCAATCATGATCGGCTGGATCGGTGTGAAGCTGTCCATGAGTTCCAGGCCGATTTGTTCGGCACCTCGACGAAATTGACGGATCAGCACATTAAGGTGCTCGCGCCGCCAATGCTCGCTGCGCAGTAATTCGAGACTTTTCAGCGTCGCGCAGGCCAGGGCCGGCGGCTGGCTGGTGGTGTAGATGTAGGGACGAGCGAACTGGATCAGACTCTCGACCAACTCTTCGCTACCCGCCACAAAAGCACCGGCCGTACCGAACGCCTTGCCGAGGGTGCCGACCAACACCGGCACATCCTCCTGACTCAAGCCAAAATGCTCGACGATCCCGGCACCATTGGCGCCCAGCGGACCAAAGCCGTGGGCATCATCGACCATCAGCCACGCACCTTTGGCCTTGGCCTCGCGGGCCAGCGCCGGCAGATCGGCGATGTCGCCGTCCATGCTGAACACGCCGTCGGTGGCTACTAGCGTGTTGCCGGTGGCTTTCTCCAGGCGCTTGGCCAGGCTCTCAGCGTCGTTGTGCAGATAACGATTGAAGCGCGCACCGGACAACAAACCGGCATCCAGCAAGGAGGCGTGATTGAGCCGGTCTTCCAGCACCGTATCGCCCTGCCCGAT is a window of Pseudomonas sp. 10S4 DNA encoding:
- a CDS encoding alpha/beta fold hydrolase translates to MRDRLILLPGWGLGVSPLEPLAAALQGLDEHLRVEIEPLPELESGDLAEWLDELDSTLPQDAWLGGWSLGGMLASELAARRGDRCCGLLTLSSNPSFVAHEQWLSAMPGETFDAFLAGCGADPRMTLKRFSLLCAQGAEDPRGLSRLLLGGAPSTSTAVLMSGLEVLAQLDTRQALQAFRGPQLHLFAGLDGLVPAEAAAELLALLPDVEIGLIEQASHAFLLEDPHGVAGAIQAFLHESGDD
- the bioF gene encoding 8-amino-7-oxononanoate synthase, translated to MSFDLAARLAARRAENLYRQRPLLESPQGPEVVVDGQPLLAFCNNDYLGLANHPQVIEAWRAGAARWGVGGGASHLVIGHSTPHHALEEALADLTGRPRALLFTTGYMANLGAVTALIGQGDTVLEDRLNHASLLDAGLLSGARFNRYLHNDAESLAKRLEKATGNTLVATDGVFSMDGDIADLPALAREAKAKGAWLMVDDAHGFGPLGANGAGIVEHFGLSQEDVPVLVGTLGKAFGTAGAFVAGSEELVESLIQFARPYIYTTSQPPALACATLKSLELLRSEHWRREHLNVLIRQFRRGAEQIGLELMDSFTPIQPIMIGDAGRAVRLSQMLRERGLMVTAIRPPTVPAGSARLRVTLTAAHSEAQVQLLLNGLADCFAQLGPEPSHA